The following is a genomic window from Solanum stenotomum isolate F172 chromosome 4, ASM1918654v1, whole genome shotgun sequence.
taattcaattattttgaaacgGAAAGAGTATTAATCTTTGAATCGGATCGAAGGAGGGAGGAGACGTACTATATTTATTGCCTTTTCCATAATTACTCAATTGTCCCTCAAATGTATCTTTAAATAGACCTCTTGTCACAATTTCTTACATACCACAATTCACCAACCTTagtctatttttatttgtttgtttttgtgtgTAAGGAGATAGACAAAATAGAGAGAAACATAAGTTTTTGGAGTAAACAAAATGGCAAATTGGTCCATAATATTCATGTTTGCACTAGTACTAGTCCATGCCACAGCAAGAAATATTCCTGAGGTTCAAAATGTAAACACTAAGACTTTACATACTAATTCTCCAACACCAAGCAAAATTGGAGGACTTAATGACAAGAAAAATTTTATAACATATGGTGGCATAGGGGGTTGTTCCGGAATTGGTGGAGTAGGTGGGGTTTTGCCAATACTTGGCGGTGCCGTAGGCGGCGTTGGTGGTACCGCCGGTGGTGTTGGTGGAGTCGGTGGCGGTCTTGGTGGTGCCGGGTTTAAAGGGATTGGCGGTGGCGTTGGCGGTGCCGGAGGTGTTGGTGGTGGTGGACTAGGTGTTGGTGGTGGAATTGGTGGTTATAAAGGTGTGGGAGTTGTTATTCCTTGAAGTGTTTTACTATATAGTGttggttaatatttttattttgttattgcaTGCATGTTCTCCTAGTTCTTGTGTTGTTTCAAGTGTCTAGTATTTAAATTTGATGTTTTCAATTAAAAGTGTTAGTATTACTATTATTCCCTAGATCATTGTGTTATCTAGTATTTTGTTCCCAAGTTAATGTGTAATAAGGATATAATACTCGTATAGTTTGTTTAGGTTATGTTTATGTTCCCAATTTCATTGGGCTTGTTGGCTTTAACTTGTTTCTAATGTATGAAGAACTTTTTTTCCAAGAATTAATTCCTCCTTTCTAGTTTAATTTTCAAGTctttaattaattcatgaaGCAATCTTTAACGGATGGCATTAatgagttcttttctcaaagttcgataatatatttgagccttttttcctttatttaaatatttttgcgtCAACTTTTGGATTTTCTTGTATGTGTTTTCAAAGATGGCTTATTATGTAAATAAGGTAACCACTTAAAAATATCACCTTTTTTTATTATACCATTCGTctcaataagaaataaaatcctATGTGTTTTCTGATTGAGGATGATGGGTGTATCACAAAATGAGAGGAGATTTTTTGTGTAATTAACTTAACTACCTGATATAGACACTGGACACATGAGAatacatacaattttttttttaaaaaagtttctaataaaaaaacaCTTCATTTGTTTAGTTGTTCAATTGAAACAAATTGTAGTTCAAGTATCTGAatgaaattatttgaaaaatttagGATGCAAAAGTATTAAGCCAAAATAATATCCTAAAAACATGAAAGATAAATAACAAGAGATGAGTCACacatattatataataaataaatattatatatcattttattaatatcatGTATTATGTACATATTCAATCTCTTAGGAAAAGAATGGGTATTTATATAGTAATTTTCCCATTCCATTCCCATAAGAGACAATTAAACactccttaattattattattattacttcaaTATTACAAACTATATATTATACAACTTAATCCACATCTCACAAATTACATTTACTATATAGTAAATATAATTTGTTCATAACTTCATATATATAACCTCCTTTTCACCACCTTAGCTTTGCTggaaaatatttctcaattaaaGACATATAATAAGGTTTTACCTCTTCCACATTAACATGAACTTTGCTTTTACTatacaaatcatatttattaaaaacatgaagccacttcaaattttcttcatcttcatcattcATCAAATGTTTATAAGCTCCATNTAATTAAAAGTGTTAGTATTACAATTATTTCCTAAATCATTGTGTTATCTAGTATTTTGTTCCCAAGTTATTGTGTAATAATTAAGGATATAATAGTATAGTTTGCTTAGGCTGGGTTAATTATGTTCCCAATTTCATTGGGCTTGTTGGTTTAACTTGTTTCTAATGTATGAAGAACTTTTTTTCCCCAAGAATTAATTCCTCCTTGCTCGTTTAATTTTCAAGTCTTTAATTAACTCATGAAGTAATTACCTTTATTAGCATGCATGTTGTTTAAGTTTGGTCGTGTTTTTTATCCTtcaatggtttttttttttcttccgaACACCTGAacacataataaaatatttttctttatatatttttgcgtcaatttttggtttttttttgtgtgttttcaAATATTGCTCAGTATGTAGATAAGTTgatcatttaaaatatatcaccTTATTTAATTATACGTATTCGCCTCAATAAATCATAAAACCCTAAGCGTTCTCTAATTAAGGCTAATGTGTATCATGAAATTAAAGAGATGACATGTGTTAACTCAACTACCCGATATAGACACTTGAGAAAAcacactgttttttttttttaaaaaaaaagaagataaaatggAAGTGTCtaattttattatgtttcaatTGTTAATCAATTGAAATAAACTGTAGTTCAAgtatctaaataaaattatcatgcAAAAGTATTAAGCCAAAATAATATCTTAAAAATATGAAGGATAAATAACAAGAGATGAGTCATacatattatataataaataaattatatatcattttattaaTAACATGTATTATGTACATATTCAATCTCTTAGGAAAAGAATGGGTATTATTTATATAGTAATTTTCCCATTCCACTCCCATAAGAGACTATTAAACactccttaattattattattattacttcaaTATTACAAACTATCTATTATACAACTTAATCCACATCTCACAAATTATATTTACAATATAATTTGTTCATAACTTCATATATCACCTCCTTTTCACCACCTTAGCTTTGCTggaaaatatttctcaattaaaGACATATAATAAGGTTTTACCTCTTCCACATTAACATGAACTTTGCTTTTACTatacaaatcatatttattaaaaacatgaagccacttcaaattttcttcatcttcatcattcATCAAATGTTTATAAGCTCCATTTTTATGCAATGGATAAAATGAATGATACCTTATAATAAAAAGTCCAGCTGATGGTAATGTTGTACCATTTTCTTTAGCAACCATATACATATAATCATCATGACCCCATGACATCATGACATTTTCTAGTccaataaaatcataatatattcCATTTTTTGTGTTGTAAATTGAGTTGTTaaaatcttgattttctttaaaatatttatggtgAATATTTGATTCATCAAATGAACATCCTAAAGGGAATGTGTCACCAACAACAGCCCATTGAGGTAAACCACCAAACTTaggtaaaactaatattttaccTAAATCATGAATTAAGGCTGTTAAATGTAACCAATCTTCATTAGGATAATCTTTTCTAATTGCCTCAGCACTTTGTAATAAATGTTGAATTTGTGGTTCATCTAAATCAGGATCACtatcatcaacaacatcattTAGTAATTCACAACATTCCCATATGCTCATTTTTGCTTTGTCTAATTTTGTATAATCTTCTCTcattttcttcacaaaatcaTATGTTTGATTTATATGTTGTGTTTTGTAGAatttttctacccctttttgccTTTCACTTTGTGCATTGTTGTAGTCCCTAAAATCATGTCCAAATGCATTTGTTTGAGGCACCATGAATTGGTCTTGGTCTTGGATTTTTTTTCCCTCTAGTTGGATAGTCATTTTtagtgattaaaaaaaaaggaatagagAAAAGACGGAATGATTTGGGAGGCCTGTGCTCAGATTGTCAACTGGACCTTTTTACTCAGAATATTGTTACAAATAGAACTACAACAAAGAACACAAATCTCAAATTTGGGAATAATTGAAAGTAATTAAAGCAAAGCAAAGAGGGATAGGATAGGATAGGATAGGATAATAAAGATAGCAAAtacgataattttttttatttttttttggttaatctAAAGAAAAGGAGGGAAGTTATTTGATGGGATAGTTAggtaaaaagtaaaaagtaCAAGTATTTATAAGTGTTGGTAATTAAAGTCATTCCTTAAAAATCTCTAACTAGATATTATTTTCAcctcccatttttttttaataataattttatttttattatgtttattattatcAACGTCACAAATGTTTGGCTAATAGATTATACTAGAGGATAAGAACAAAATATAGTTTGAGGTTTGGGGATGTGGATTTGCCCATGCAAATAGGTGTTTAGTTTCTAACTATCTATCCTCCTAATATAACAAAttgtcaatatttttattaatatgccttaaatatatgaaaaatcatttttaaaatgcCCTAGTGAGTCATTACAAGCAGagcaatattttatgcaaataaaataattgtttttttttctgtttcaggacaattaaagaaatttaaaattttcaaaagggacattatttttaatgtaacaTGCCCTTTTAGCACAtttgtcataaaaaatatatatttgtcaGCTATTATTTTGATAACAATAGTCCTCTCTAATATAATCCATTATCTTAATTGGtccatttttacttttaatttttggtaATCCTTCTCTTTTGGTAATTCGATGTCTTATATGAGGTTTCATAATTTTGTAATGAGACTTGACGTGGATTTCATCTTATCTGAATATTTCGACACCTATACTTTCCTTTTGTGTTAGATTTTTGCAATTCTTGAAAAATCATATTGCACCACTTATTGTACATGATCATTTCTAGGGTCAGCACTATGATAGATAAAGCTTAAAGTCATTGAAGAATATGATTTCAGATAA
Proteins encoded in this region:
- the LOC125861939 gene encoding glycine-rich protein 5-like, whose translation is MANWSIIFMFALVLVHATARNIPEVQNVNTKTLHTNSPTPSKIGGLNDKKNFITYGGIGGCSGIGGVGGVLPILGGAVGGVGGTAGGVGGVGGGLGGAGFKGIGGGVGGAGGVGGGGLGVGGGIGGYKGVGVVIP
- the LOC125861925 gene encoding inositol oxygenase 4-like: MTIQLEGKKIQDQDQFMVPQTNAFGHDFRDYNNAQSERQKGVEKFYKTQHINQTYDFVKKMREDYTKLDKAKMSIWECCELLNDVVDDSDPDLDEPQIQHLLQSAEAIRKDYPNEDWLHLTALIHDLGKILVLPKFGGLPQWAVVGDTFPLGCSFDESNIHHKYFKENQDFNNSIYNTKNGIYYDFIGLENVMMSWGHDDYMYMVAKENGTTLPSAGLFIIRYHSFYPLHKNGAYKHLMNDEDEENLKWLHVFNKYDLYSKSKVHVNVEEVKPYYMSLIEKYFPAKLRW